A genome region from Coffea arabica cultivar ET-39 chromosome 7e, Coffea Arabica ET-39 HiFi, whole genome shotgun sequence includes the following:
- the LOC113701823 gene encoding uncharacterized protein, with translation MACLDMYNQNSNDQHSKLPLGVGAPNTPPTTIISPRISFSNDFIESSSSSITSHSTSHRPHMVRTYRDAPVSSDFEFSVSNYSMMSADELFSQGRLLPLKENCGTRQFQKTTTLRDELQQVEEEDDEDDIFSLRPPKSSSTRWKGFLGLKKSHIGSKKIDKAEGSRSAFAQDEAHSGNGE, from the exons ATGGCATGCTTAGACATGTACAACCAGAACAGCAACGATCAGCACAGCAAATTACCTCTTGGGGTTGGGGCTCCCAATACTCCTCCTACTACCATCATCAGCCCCAGGATCTCCTTCTCCAATGACTTCATTgaatcctcctcctcctccatcaCCAGTCATTCTACTTCTCATCGTCCCCACATGGTGAGGACCTACAGGGATGCCCCTGTTTCTTCAGACTTCGAATTCTCTGTGTCCAACTATTCCATGATGAGTGCTGATGAGCTCTTCTCTCAAGGCAGGCTGCTGCCCCTCAAAGAAAATTGCGGCACCCGTCAGTTCCAGAAAACAACTACTCTCAGGGATGAGCTGCaacaagttgaagaagaagacgaCGAAGATGATATTTTCTCGTTGAGGCCTCCCAAGAGCTCCAGTACCAGGTGGAAGGGCTTCCTCGGCCTTAAAAAGTCTCACATTGGATCTAAAAAAATTGACAAGGCTGAAGGGTCCAGGTCTGCTTTCGCTCAAGACGAAGCTCATTCAG GAAATGGTGAATGA